One region of Archocentrus centrarchus isolate MPI-CPG fArcCen1 chromosome 6, fArcCen1, whole genome shotgun sequence genomic DNA includes:
- the snapc5 gene encoding snRNA-activating protein complex subunit 5, which translates to MLSRLQELKKEEETLLKIKVMLQDQLNRLKFEEGALKSIINAQTEEGASQRSSPEPEVHINLDDESEINRTKLLLNAVADYDMEEEEEEEEEDEEEEEEEEDEDDDNELGFLPEEDEEEEY; encoded by the exons ATGCTTAGCCGTCTGCAGGAGTTAAAGAAGGAAGAGGAGACTCTCCTCAAAATCAAAGTCATGCTACAGGACCAGTTGAACAGGTTGAAG TTTGAAGAAGGGGCCCTGAAGTCTATTATTAATGCTCAAACAGAAGAAGGAGCCTCCCAACGCTCATCCCCTGAACCTGAG GTTCACATCAATCTTGATGATGAAAGTGAGATCAATCGAACCAAACTCCTACTGAATGCCGTTGCAGATTATGatatggaagaagaagaagaagaggaggaggaggatgaggaggaggaggaagaggaggaggatgaggacgaTGACAACGAGCTTGGGTTTTTgcctgaggaggatgaggaggaagaataCTGA
- the lctlb gene encoding lactase-like protein isoform X2: MLPRCAVGVCHVLMLVLCLSATEDFDWTKNHHGSFYYGTFPAGFSWGAGGSAYQTEGAWDKDGKGLSIWDVFSHKKGKIQQNDTGDSSCEGYYKVKDDVSLMKELRLNHYRFSISWPRLLPTGIKSDHINEKGIQYYDHLIDHLLENKITPIVTLYHWDLPQVLQEKYNGWQNISMVNYFNEYANLCFERFGNRVKHWITFNNPWSVAVEGYETGEHAPGLRVRGTGAYRAAHHIIKAHAKVWHTYDTQWRGKQKGLVGISLSGEWGEPVDLSNQKNIEAAERYVQFHLGWFATPIFHGDYPQVMKDFIGRKSIQQGLGTSRLPTFSPQEKSYIKGTCDFLGIGHFTTRYITQKSNPLGRSSSSYFSDRDLAELVDPRWPDPGSEWLYSVPWGFRRLLNFVKTQYGNPMIYVTENGVSEKMLCTELCDEWRIQYYKEYINEMLKAIKDGVNVKGYTAWSLLDKFEWDEGFSERFGLYYVDFRNKNKPRYPKASVQFYKRIISSNGFPNQREVENWKRKAVETCSSSNQLLAADPLTNHMEMVTEIVVPTVCTLSILLSAIFLMFLLRRRN, encoded by the exons ATGCTGCCCCGCTGTGCAGTCGGTGTGTGCCATGTGCTTATGTTGGTGCTGTGTCTGTCTGCGACTGAGGACTTCGACTGGACAAAAAACCACCACGGCTCCTTCTATTATGGCACTTTTCCAGCTG GATTTTCGTGGGGTGCCGGAGGTTCAGCCTATCAAACAGAAGGAGCCTGGGACAAAGATGGAAAAGGACTGAGCATCTGGGATGTGTTCAGTCACAAGAAAGGGAAGATCCAACAAAATGACACTGGCGATTCCTCCTGTGAGGGCTACTACAAAGTCAAG GATGATGTTTCTCTGATGAAGGAACTGAGGCTTAACCACTATCGTTTCTCCATCTCGTGGCCTAGACTCCTTCCCACTGGCATAAAAT CTGACCACATAAACGAAAAAGGAATACAGTACTATGATCACCTGATTGACCACCTACTGGAGAACAAAATCACTCCCATTGTTACTCTGTATCACTGGGATCTTCCACAG gTCTTACAAGAGAAATATAATGGATGGCAAAATATAAGCATGGTCAATTATTTCAATGAATATGCCAACCTGTGCTTTGAGAGATTTGGCAACCGAGTGAAACACTGGATCACTTTCAACAACCCATGG TCTGTAGCAGTTGAAGGCTATGAGACGGGTGAACACGCTCCTGGACTGAGGGTGAGGGGAACGGGAGCATACAGAGCTGCGCATCACATAATCAAG GCACATGCCAAAGTTTGGCACACGTACGACACACAGTGGAGGGGGAAGCAAAAAG GTTTGGTGGGCATCTCTCTGTCGGGGGAATGGGGAGAACCGGTGGATCTCAGCAACCAAAAAAACattgaagcagctgaaagataCGTCCAGTTCCACCTGGGATGGTTTGCCACACCGATCTTTCATGGCGACTACCCTCAAGTGATGAAAGACTTCATAG GAAGGAAGAGTATCCAACAGGGCCTCGGGACATCTCGGCTGCCCACATTTTCCCCTCAAGAGAAGAGCTACATAAAGGGGACCTGTGACTTCCTCGGCATTGGTCATTTCACCACGCGCTACATCACCCAAAAAAGCAACCCATTAGGccgtagcagcagcagctactTTAGTGACCGTGACCTGGCTGAACTGGTTGACCCAAGATGGCCTGACCCTGGTTCAGAGTGGCTCTACTCCGTGCCCTGGGGTTTTAGACGTCTGCTCAATTTTGTCAAG ACTCAGTATGGAAACCCAATGATTTATGTGACCGAGAATGGAGTCTCTGAGAAGATGTTATGCACAGAGCTTTGTGATGAATGGAGGATACAATACTATAAAGAGTACATCAATGAGATGCTTAAAG CTATTAAAGACGGAGTCAATGTGAAGGGCTACACTGCGTGGTCGCTGCTGGACAAGTTTGAGTGGGATGAAGGTTTTTCCGAGAGATTTGGCTTGTACTACGTGGACTTCCGGAACAAAAACAAGCCTCGCTATCCCAAAGCTTCTGTTCAGTTTTACAAACGTATTATCAGCTCCAATGGATTTCCCAATCAAAGAGAG GTTGAAAACTGGAAACGAAAGGCTGTTGAGACTTGCTCTTCCAGCAACCAGCTCCTCGCTGCAG ACCCTTTGACCAACCACATGGAGATGGTGACTGAGATCGTTGTTCCCACTGTGTGCACACTCTCTATTTTGCTCAGTGCCATCTTCCTCATGTTCCTGCTGCGGAGGCGGAACTAG
- the zwilch gene encoding protein zwilch homolog, which yields MCSKVISRAKEFVSILRSLQDAESSDPYAYEEDVQIVKMNGDRIPAVNVYCGNQKIFVCEKAVPKMSEPDDGQMTETSNCSDGDADEANDSAHVLQTEIGPQPLTVMKARQLLSWYTLSQNASVSAVDTNLQLYPLWVRCDMADPAGTTWFGAETICVGTKVTGVKLYSITCKGSTADKQSLTTLEELKQEHKKRHHPSSMGIKGSARFNLFGSTVVENTTIESQSSVTVDFKWSHMESILEIPPLSSTATLNIKVASGDMRSPMFEMYRELEFLKTLADGLRTGETEWMEPLESTSAVNLTKAYLEELQSTAKTLQDQAARTPEISKLKSETETPIFNSFLERGDLDFVEQLWVRMRKSVTSYQDIGDCLKLVIDALRYGDIKPWIHRDSSSSLSKLILQSYHQQIEHVSLTGVTPVNMLLEMGLDKMRKDYINYLIGEELTTLNHLCYYLSTEVDLQEQVIRLRKLHHLLEITVTCSTFLGLPYDRLFLLTQSCLQHYRTSPYDEEHEFKLQIKPALISHFYQKEHPVVWGVELSSGHGSREVRTSLQLSDRPLVDHVIFETDFPNETVNGDSEDPAFFSTVVCCSLVNFA from the exons ATGTGCTCAAAGGTTATATCCAGAGCGAAGGAGTTTGTCAGTATTCTTCG ATCCCTTCAGGATGCGGAAAGCAGTGATCCATATGCATACGAG GAAGATGTCCAAATAGTGAAGATGAATGGAGACAGAATTCCTGCAGTGAATGTGTATTGTGGCAACCAGAAAATCTTCGTGTGTGAAAAAGCT GTTCCAAAAATGAGCGAACCAGATGACGGGCAAATGACCGAGACATCAAATTGTTCTGATGGTGATGCTGATGAGGCTAATGATAGTGCCCATGTTCTTCAAACAGAAATTGGACCACAGCCACTTACAGTCATGAAAGCAAG GCAGTTGCTCTCTTGGTATACATTATCTCAAAATGCTAGCGTGTCAGCTGTGGACACGAACCTTCAGTTATACCCCCTGTGGGTGCGATGTGACATGGCTGATCCTGCAGGAACAACCTGGTTTGGAGCTGAAACAATCTGTGTGGGCACTAAAGTTACTGGTGTCAAATTGTACTCCATTACCTGCAAAG GTTCTACTGCAGACAAACAATCCCTCACAACCTTAGAGGAACTGAAACAAGAACATAAGAAGCGCCATCATCCGTCCTCG ATGGGGATTAAAGGCAGTGCCAGGTTCAACCTGTTTGGTTCCACTGTTGTTGAAAACACCACCATTGAGTCTCAGAGCAGTGTGACTGTGGATTTCAAATGGAGCCATATGGAGAGTATCCTTGAGATCCCACCTCTGTCCTCCACAGCAACATTA AATATCAAAGTTGCCAGTGGAGACATGAGAAGTCCAATGTTTGAGATGTACAGGGAGCTGGAGTTTCTTAAG ACTCTTGCTGATGGGTTGAGAACTGGTGAGACTGAATGGATGGAACCTTTGGAAAGCACATCAGCTGTAAATCTGACCAAGGCCTACCTAGAAG AGCTGCAGAGCACTGCAAAAACACTGCAGGATCAAGCTGCAAGAACACCAGAG ATCTCAAAGCTGAAGTCTGAGACGGAAACTCCCATTTTCAACTCTTTCTTGGAAAGAGGAGATTTGGATTTTGTGGAGCAGCTTTGGGTTCGGATGAGGAAAA GTGTGACTTCATATCAGGACATTGGAGATTGCCTGAAGTTGGTAATTGACGCTCTAAGATATGGTGACATCAAAccctgg ATtcacagagacagcagcagtTCCCTCAGCAAGCTCATCCTGCAGTCCTACCACCAACAGATCGAGCATGTGTCTCTTACAGGTGTCACGCCTGTCAACATGCTGCTTGAGATGGGTCTGGATAAGATGAGAAAAGACTATATTAACTACTTAATTG gTGAGGAATTGACGACTCTAAACCACTTG TGTTATTACCTGAGCACAGAGGTTGATCTGCAGGAGCAAGTGATCCGACTCAGGAAACTGCACCATCTGCTGGAAATAACTGTGACCTGCAGCACGTTCCTGGGCTTGCCCTACGATCGTCTCTTTCTTCTCACGCA ATCATGTTTGCAGCACTACAGAACATCACCTTATGATGAAGAGCATGAATTCAAACTCCAAATCAAACCTGCGCTGATCAGTCATTTCTACCAAAA AGAGCACCCAGTAGTGTGGGGGGTTGAGTTGTCCAGTGGCCACGGTTCCCGTGAGGTCAGGACCTCCTTACAGCTTAGCGACAGACCACTGGTTGATCATGTCATCTTTGAAACAG acTTCCCAAATGAAACCGTGAACGGGGACAGTGAGGATCCTGCTTTCTTCTCCACCGTGGTGTGCTGCAGCCTCGTCAACTTTGCCTGA
- the rpl4 gene encoding large ribosomal subunit protein uL4 — protein sequence MACARPLISVYSEKGESLGKNVVMPAVFKAPIRPDVVNFVHTNMRKNNRQPYAVSELAGHQTSAESWGTGRAVARIPRVRGGGTHRSGQGAFGNMCRGGRMFAPTKTWRRWHRRINVPQKRYAICSALAASAIPALVMSKGHRIEEIPEVPLVVEDKVEGYKKTKEAVLLLKKLKAWNDIKKVYASQRMRAGKGKMRNRRRIQRRGPCIVYNQDAGLTKAFRNIPGITLLNVNKLNLLRLAPGGHVGRFCIWTESAFRKLDDLYGTWRKSASLKVDYNLPMHKMTNTDLTRILKSEEIQKALRAPNKKLKRRILKKNPLKNLNIMLKLNPYAKTARRHAILKHNPAIKAKMLKPKKRPRKKAESAEPAKPKA from the exons ATG GCCTGTGCCCGACCCCTCATCTCGGTGTATTCCGAGAAAGGAGAATCCTTAGGCAAAAATGTAGTCATGCCTGCTGTGTTCAAGGCCCCTATTCGTCCTGATGTGGTGAATTTTGTGCACACCAACATGCGCAAGAATAACCGCCAGCCTTATGCAGTCAGTGAACTGGCAG gtcACCAGACCAGTGCAGAGTCCTGGGGTACAGGAAGAGCTGTGGCCCGTATCCCTCGTGTGAGAGGTGGTGGTACTCACCGCTCTGGTCAGGGTGCTTTTGGAAAT ATGTGTCGTGGTGGTCGTATGTTTGCCCCCACTAAAACCTGGCGCCGCTGGCACCGCAGGATCAATGTACCCCAGAAGCGCTACGCCATCTGCTCTGCCCTGGCTGCCTCTGCCATTCCTGCACTTGTGATGTCCAAAG GACATCGTATTGAGGAAATCCCTGAGGTCCCATTGGTAGTTGAAGACAAAGTTGAGGGCTACAAGAAGACCAAGGAAGCAGTGCTCCTGCTCAAGAAGCTTAAAGCCTGGAATGACATTAAGAAG GTCTATGCCTCTCAGCGCATGCGTGCTGGTAAGGGTAAGATGAGGAATCGCAGACGTATCCAGCGCAGAGGGCCATGCATTGTCTACAACCAAGATGCTGGCTTAACCAAAGCTTTCAGAAATATCCCAG GCATCACTCTGCTGAACGTGAACAAACTGAACCTCCTGAGGCTCGCTCCTGGTGGTCACGTTGGACGGTTCTGCATCTGGACCGAAAGCGCTTTCCGCAAGCTGGATGACCTGTACGGCACATGGCGTAAATCTGCCTCCCTGAAGGTCGACTACAA CCTGCCAATGCACAAGATGACCAACACAGACCTGACCAGGATTTTGAAGAGTGAAGAGATCCAGAAAGCACTTCGCGCACCCAA CAAGAAGCTCAAGCGCAGAATACTGAAGAAGAATCCTCTGAAGAATTTGAACATAATGCTCAAACTGAATCCTTATGCCAAGACAGCAAGACGTCATGCCATCCTCAAGCATAACCCTGCG ATTAAGGCCAAGATGCTGAAACCCAAGAAGAGGCCTAGAAAGAAGGCTGAATCTGCTGAACCTGCTAAACCCAAGGCATAA
- the lctlb gene encoding lactase-like protein isoform X1, which produces MLPRCAVGVCHVLMLVLCLSATEDFDWTKNHHGSFYYGTFPAGFSWGAGGSAYQTEGAWDKDGKGLSIWDVFSHKKGKIQQNDTGDSSCEGYYKVKDDVSLMKELRLNHYRFSISWPRLLPTGIKSDHINEKGIQYYDHLIDHLLENKITPIVTLYHWDLPQVLQEKYNGWQNISMVNYFNEYANLCFERFGNRVKHWITFNNPWSVAVEGYETGEHAPGLRVRGTGAYRAAHHIIKAHAKVWHTYDTQWRGKQKGLVGISLSGEWGEPVDLSNQKNIEAAERYVQFHLGWFATPIFHGDYPQVMKDFIGRKSIQQGLGTSRLPTFSPQEKSYIKGTCDFLGIGHFTTRYITQKSNPLGRSSSSYFSDRDLAELVDPRWPDPGSEWLYSVPWGFRRLLNFVKTQYGNPMIYVTENGVSEKMLCTELCDEWRIQYYKEYINEMLKAIKDGVNVKGYTAWSLLDKFEWDEGFSERFGLYYVDFRNKNKPRYPKASVQFYKRIISSNGFPNQREVENWKRKAVETCSSSNQLLAAEEQRSTAANILRLIHDPLTNHMEMVTEIVVPTVCTLSILLSAIFLMFLLRRRN; this is translated from the exons ATGCTGCCCCGCTGTGCAGTCGGTGTGTGCCATGTGCTTATGTTGGTGCTGTGTCTGTCTGCGACTGAGGACTTCGACTGGACAAAAAACCACCACGGCTCCTTCTATTATGGCACTTTTCCAGCTG GATTTTCGTGGGGTGCCGGAGGTTCAGCCTATCAAACAGAAGGAGCCTGGGACAAAGATGGAAAAGGACTGAGCATCTGGGATGTGTTCAGTCACAAGAAAGGGAAGATCCAACAAAATGACACTGGCGATTCCTCCTGTGAGGGCTACTACAAAGTCAAG GATGATGTTTCTCTGATGAAGGAACTGAGGCTTAACCACTATCGTTTCTCCATCTCGTGGCCTAGACTCCTTCCCACTGGCATAAAAT CTGACCACATAAACGAAAAAGGAATACAGTACTATGATCACCTGATTGACCACCTACTGGAGAACAAAATCACTCCCATTGTTACTCTGTATCACTGGGATCTTCCACAG gTCTTACAAGAGAAATATAATGGATGGCAAAATATAAGCATGGTCAATTATTTCAATGAATATGCCAACCTGTGCTTTGAGAGATTTGGCAACCGAGTGAAACACTGGATCACTTTCAACAACCCATGG TCTGTAGCAGTTGAAGGCTATGAGACGGGTGAACACGCTCCTGGACTGAGGGTGAGGGGAACGGGAGCATACAGAGCTGCGCATCACATAATCAAG GCACATGCCAAAGTTTGGCACACGTACGACACACAGTGGAGGGGGAAGCAAAAAG GTTTGGTGGGCATCTCTCTGTCGGGGGAATGGGGAGAACCGGTGGATCTCAGCAACCAAAAAAACattgaagcagctgaaagataCGTCCAGTTCCACCTGGGATGGTTTGCCACACCGATCTTTCATGGCGACTACCCTCAAGTGATGAAAGACTTCATAG GAAGGAAGAGTATCCAACAGGGCCTCGGGACATCTCGGCTGCCCACATTTTCCCCTCAAGAGAAGAGCTACATAAAGGGGACCTGTGACTTCCTCGGCATTGGTCATTTCACCACGCGCTACATCACCCAAAAAAGCAACCCATTAGGccgtagcagcagcagctactTTAGTGACCGTGACCTGGCTGAACTGGTTGACCCAAGATGGCCTGACCCTGGTTCAGAGTGGCTCTACTCCGTGCCCTGGGGTTTTAGACGTCTGCTCAATTTTGTCAAG ACTCAGTATGGAAACCCAATGATTTATGTGACCGAGAATGGAGTCTCTGAGAAGATGTTATGCACAGAGCTTTGTGATGAATGGAGGATACAATACTATAAAGAGTACATCAATGAGATGCTTAAAG CTATTAAAGACGGAGTCAATGTGAAGGGCTACACTGCGTGGTCGCTGCTGGACAAGTTTGAGTGGGATGAAGGTTTTTCCGAGAGATTTGGCTTGTACTACGTGGACTTCCGGAACAAAAACAAGCCTCGCTATCCCAAAGCTTCTGTTCAGTTTTACAAACGTATTATCAGCTCCAATGGATTTCCCAATCAAAGAGAG GTTGAAAACTGGAAACGAAAGGCTGTTGAGACTTGCTCTTCCAGCAACCAGCTCCTCGCTGCAG AGGAACAGCGGAGTACTGCTGCCAATATTCTAAGACTTATACATG ACCCTTTGACCAACCACATGGAGATGGTGACTGAGATCGTTGTTCCCACTGTGTGCACACTCTCTATTTTGCTCAGTGCCATCTTCCTCATGTTCCTGCTGCGGAGGCGGAACTAG